One window from the genome of Anopheles coluzzii chromosome X, AcolN3, whole genome shotgun sequence encodes:
- the LOC120955808 gene encoding brahma-associated protein of 60 kDa-like, which produces MAQRYPAAGGMPQRYASPMANASFMRPYGPGSNFMPRSFSVQPPMGGGGPHSAQPSPQVQMHHQRPLQTGSGGRGSGGGGGSKRGGDRSASHAKPSSGSEYQAKKRKKLADKILAQMVRDLVPESQAYMDLLAFERKLDATITRKRLDIQETLKRPMKQKRKLRIFISNTFYPAPAGSDPHQPPVEPSWELRVEGRLLEEAGGRSEAGPKVKRKFSSFFKSLVIELDKELYGPDNYLVEWHRTHATQETDGFQVKRTGGRNVRCTILLLLDYQPLQFKLDPRLARLLGVHTQTRPVIISALWQYIKTHRLQDAHEREYIVCDKYLEQIFACQRMKFAEIPQRLNPLLHPPDPIVINHVITVEGGAGGSGESQPGEGKQTACYDIDVEVDDALKHQMNSFLMNTASQQEIQALDAKIHDTVETIQQLKTNREFYLSFAKEPHTFVHRWIVSQQRDLKTMTDVVGNPEEERRAEFYHQPWTQEAVSRYFFAKVNQKRAELEQTLGIRNA; this is translated from the exons ATGGCCCAACGATACCCGGCTGCCGGTGGGATGCCGCAGCGTTACGCTTCACCGATGGCCAACGCTTCCTTTATGCGTCCGTACGGTCCGGGATCCAATTTCATG CCAAGAAGCTTTTCTGTTCAGCCACCGATGGGCGGAGGTGGGCCCCACTCGGCGCAACCATCGCCCCAGGTGCAGATGCACCACCAACGCCCATTGCAGACTGGAAGTGGTGGAAGAGGCTCTGGTGGTGGCGGGGGCAGCAAACGTGGTGGAGACCGTAGTGCTTCCCATGCCAAACC CTCATCCGGCAGCGAATATCAGGCGAAGAAACGGAAGAAGCTGGCCGACAAGATACTGGCGCAGATGGTGCGTGATCTCGTGCCGGAGTCACAGGCGTACATGGATCTGCTCGCGTTCGAGCGCAAGCTGGACGCGACGATCACGCGCAAGCGGCTCGACATCCAGGAAACCCTCAAGCGCCCGATGAAGCAGAAGCGCAAGCTGCGTATCTTCATTTCTAACACGTTCTACCCGGCACCGGCGGGGAGCGATCCGCACCAGCCGCCGGTCGAACCGTCCTGGGAGCTGCGGGTCGAGGGCCGGCTGCTGGAGGAGGCCGGCGGCCGGTCGGAGGCCGGGCCGAAGGTGAAGCGCAAGTTCAGCAGCTTCTTCAAGTCGCTCGTGATCGAGCTGGACAAGGAGCTGTACGGGCCGGACAACTATCTGGTCGAGTGGCACCGGACGCACGCGACGCAGGAGACGGACGGGTTTCAGGTGAAGCGCACCGGCGGCCGGAACGTGCGCTGCaccatactgctgctgctcgattaTCAGCCGCTGCAGTTCAAGCTCGATCCGCGCCTGGCCCGGCTGCTCGGGGTGCACACGCAGACGCGCCCGGTCATCATTTCCGCCCTGTGGCAGTACATCAAGACGCACCGGCTGCAGGATGCGCACGAGCGCGAGTACATCGTGTGCGACAAGTATCTCGAGCAGATCTTTGCCTGCCAGCGCATGAAGTTCGCGGAGATACCGCAGCGGCTGAATCCGCTGCTCCACCCGCCCGATCCGATCGTAATCAATCACGTGATCACGGTCGAGGGCGGTGCCGGCGGCAGTGGTGAAAGCCAGCCCGGTGAGGGCAAGCAGACCGCCTGCTACGACATCGACGTCGAGGTGGACGACGCGCTCAAGCACCAGATGAACAGCTTCCTGATGAACACCGCGAGCCAGCAGGAGATACAGGCGCTGGATGCCAAGATCCACGACACGGTCGAGACGATCCAGCAGCTGAAGACGAACCGCGAGTTTTACCTGTCCTTCGCTAAAGAGCCGCACACGTTCGTGCACCGGTGGATCGTGTCGCAGCAGCGCGACCTGAAGACGATGACGGACGTGGTCGGCAACCCGGAAGAGGAGCGGCGGGCCGAGTTTTACCACCAGCCCTGGACGCAGGAGGCCGTGTCGCGCTACTTCTTCGCGAAGGTCAACCAGAAGCGGGCGGAGCTGGAGCAGACGCTCGGCATTCGTAACGCGTGA
- the LOC120961729 gene encoding uncharacterized protein LOC120961729, giving the protein MDEDINLSLDEIIRKRHVAHPKARSAPAGAGGKQPKAVGGAGPRGGGTFREENGGYRGATKPRPVRDARYKIIRNKRAKIRDARDHLTEQKLGRVERYRQQKRDRQLLEHGFRALMLPPSPPRGALAALSSNQRNIGGYGPAEHLQVQLHNRRRYVEPEYIPGVHTGMVPQPAPLSMSALPHFRGNRHISLMAVDDEDMDDDEEDEYEAYGVLEVDRLAMSKSLGSGGGGGGLLNASRTLHNDMYALPSSIPPFPRFRTVRATGNTIASATSAGTAGSNGSSMLSYSAARPSSSTVHSDDPFDHYEVNQRPNMSVPPPPLPVSSSSSSRPLRSILRTRPSTTPPPTGNGGAGVPANLSPSMRARLERAPNPNKSMGIFAHNFNGDPPIKNYRTRTPSPPPPPTLTTGYRIVVSNLHPSVTQLDIKELFEDIGDLLESRLVRPGIAEVIYRNLKDAERAVDAYHNRQLDGQPMNCLLVNPRATYKPTATTTSTAMKYGR; this is encoded by the exons ATGGACGAGGACATCAATCTCAGCCTGGATGAGATAATCCGGAAGCGACACGTCGCCCACCCGAAGGCCCGTTCGGCACCGGCCGGCGCTGGCGGCAAACAGCCCAAAGCCGTGGGTGGTGCTGGTCCGCGGGGCGGTGGTACATTCCGGGAGGAGAATGGGGGGTACCGTGGGGCAACCAAGCCCCGGCCGGTGAGGGACGCGCGGTACAAGATCATACGCAACAAGCGCGCCAAAATCCGGGACGCACGCGACCACCTGACCGAGCAGAAGCTCGGCCGGGTTGAGCGCTACCGGCAGCAGAAGCGGGACCGCCAGCTGCTGGAGCATGGCTTTCGAGCGCTGATGCTGCCACCGTCACCGCCGCGCGGTGCATTGGCCGCCTTGTCCTCCAACCAGCGGAACATCGGCGGCTACGGGCCTGCCGAGCATCTGCAGGTGCAGCTGCACAACCGCCGGCGCTACGTCGAGCCGGAGTACATACCCGGCGTACACACCGGCATGGTGCCACAGCCAGCGCCCCTGTCGATGTCCGCCCTGCCGCACTTCCGTGGCAACCGTCACATCTCGCTGATGGCCGTGGACGACGAGGACatggacgacgacgaggaagaCGAGTACGAGGCGTACGGCGTGCTCGAGGTCGACCGGCTGGCAATGAGCAAGTCGCTTGGtagtggtggcggcggcggtggactGCTGAACGCTTCCCGGACGCTGCACAACGATATGTACGCGCTGCCGAGCTCGATTCCTCCGTTTCCCCGGTTCCGCACGGTCCGTGCGACCGGCAACACGATCGCGAGCGCCACTTCGGCGGGCACCGCCGGCAGCAACGGTTCGTCGATGCTGAGCTACTCGGCTGCCCGGCCGTCCAGCTCCACCGTCCACTCGGACGACCCGTTCGACCACTACGAGGTGAACCAGCGGCCTAACATGAgcgtgccgccgccgccgctcccggtcagcagcagcagcagcagccggccgCTGCGCAGCATTCTGCGCACCCGGCCCAGCACCACGCCGCCACCGACGGGCAACGGCGGCGCCGGCGTACCGGCCAATCTGTCGCCGAGCATGCGGGCCCGGCTCGAGCGCGCCCCGAACCCGAACAAGTCGATGGGCATCTTTGCGCACAATTTCAACGGTGATCCACCGATCAAGAACTACCGCACCCGGACACCCtcacctccaccaccgcccACACTGACCACTGGGTACCGTATCGTGGTGAGCAATCTGCATCCAAGCGTCACACAGCTCGACATCAAG GAGCTGTTCGAAGACATTGGCGATCTGCTAGAGTCACGTCTCGTCCGTCCGGGCATAGCCGAGGTGATCTACCGCAATCTGAAGGACGCCGAACGGGCGGTGGACGCCTATCACAACCGTCAGCTGGACGGGCAGCCGATGAACTGTCTGCTGGTGAATCCGCGCGCCACATACAAACCCACCGCCACCACAACGTCTACGGCGATGAAGTATGGGCGGTAA